CGCAGCACAGGCACCACCAGCCCGCGCGGCGTATCGACGGCCACGCCCAGGCTGACGTAGTCCTTATAAATGATCTGCTCGTTTTCCAGGTCGATGGTGGCGTTGAGCGTGGGGTGCAGTTGCAGCGAGTGGGCCACGGCCTTCATCAGGAAGGCCATCATCGTCAGCTTCACTTCGGTGCCCACATAATCGGCCATGCTGCCTTTGCGGATCCGCTCGAGCTCGGTGATGTCGGCGTCGTCGAAATTGGTGACGTGCGGAATCGTCTGCGACGAGCGGGCCATGTTCAAGGCGATCGTCTTGCGAATCCTTGGCAGCTTCTGGAGCTGGGTCGGTCCGTACTGGTCCTGGCTGGGCGAAGTGTCGGGAATCGAGGGCGTGCGTTTGGGCGGCATCGGCGAGTGCAGCGTCGATTCGCGGACCGCCTTCTTAACGTCTTCTTCGGTGATCCGGCCGCTCGGTCCGCTGCCGTTCACGCGGCTGAGATCGACGCCCAGTTCACGTGCCAGCCGGCGCGTGGCTGGCCCGGCGGCCGCCGTGGGCGCCTCCTCGCGTTCGGCCACCGGCGCGGCGCGCGATGCTCCGCCGTTCGTCGAGGGCCGGGCCGGCGCCAGCTCAGTCGCGGGCGGTGCTTTGGGTTCTTCTTTGACGGCGGCAGCCACGGGTTTTTCGGCCGCCGACGCCTTGTTGGCCGGCGCGGTTTTCGGCGGCGATTCGGGCGGTGCGGCCCGCGTTTCGGCCTTCTCGGCGACTTCGCGTTTGGGGGCCTTCGCTACGGAACCTTCCTTGGCTTCGATCGACAACAGCAGCCCGCCCACCGGCACGGTCTGACCCGGCTTGACATGCACTTTGGTCACCTTGCCGGCTTGCGGAGAAGGCAGTTCGACGGTGGCTTTGCCGGTTTCGACCTCGACCACGCCCTGATTGGCCTGGATCTCGTCCCCTTCGTGAACCAGCACGCTCACGATGTCGCCCGCCTCAATATTTTCGCCCAGATCGGGAAGTTTGAAGTCCATTTTCTTATTGATGTTCGGTTTCCAGGAAGGCCGCTTCAGAAGTTTTAGGGCGTTGGGCGCACAGTAATGCCGATTTTACTAGCGTACGTGCGAATGTTCGGTGCGACGCGGTTTTTCGCCTCAGCGGCTTCGTACGGAGCTAGCAGCGTAACAATCTCGATGGCCCGCTCCTCACCTCTCATCCCTTACGCAAACAGCGGATCGGCCTTCTCCGCGTCGATCCCCAAGTTGGTGATCGCCTTGGGCAGCTTGCCGCGGTCGAATTTGCCTTGTTCGGCCAATTTGGTCAAGGCGGACAGGGTGATAAACTCGGCGTCGACCTCGAAATGCCGCCGCAGCCGCTCGCGCGTGTCGCTGCGGCCCAGGCCGTCGGTGCCCAAGGCAAACAGCCCGCCCGGAACCCAATGCGAAATCTGTTCGGCCACCGCCCGCACATAATCGGAGCTGGCGATGAACGGCCCCTCTTCCTTGGCCAAGACGTCTTCGAGATACGAGCGGCGCGGCGGCTCCTTGGGGTGCAACCCATTCCAGTGTGCGGCCGCCTGCGCCTCGCGGCGCAGCTCGGTATAGCTCGTCACGCTCCAGACGTTGCTGGAAACTTTGTACTTTTCGGCCAGAATCGCCTGGGCACGCAACGCCTCGCGCAAAATCGGGCCGCTGCCAAACAGTTGCACCCGCGGCTGCTTCTTGTCGACGTCGACCACCGACAGCTTGTACATGCCCTTGACGATCCCCTCGGTCACCCCGTCGGGCATGGCCGGCATCGGATAGTTCTCGTTATAGAGCGTGATGTAGTACATGCAATCTTCGCACGCTTCATACATCCGCCGCAGCCCGTCCATGACGATCACGGCCGTCTCGTAGGCATAACCGGGGTCGTAAGAGTGGACGGTCGGATAGGCCGTCGAGAACAGATGGCTGTGGCCGTCCTCGTGCTGCAGGCCCTCGCCGTTGAGCGTGGTGCGGCCCGCCGTGCCGCCCAACAAAAAGCCGCGGCAGCGAGCGTCGGCGGCGGCCCAAATCAGGTCGCCGATCCGCTGGAAGCCGAACATCGAGTAGTAAATGAAAAACGGAATCATGTTGATGCCGTGCGTCGTATGCGCGGTGCCCGCCGCGATGAACGACGACATCGATCCCGCCTCGGTGATTCCCTCTTCGAGAATCTGCCCGTCTTTGGCCTCGCGATAATACAGAAACTGCTCGCTGTCGACCGGCTCGTAGAGCTGGCCGGTGTGGGCGTAGATGCCGCACTGCCGGAAGAGCGGATCCATGCCGAAGGTGCGCGACTCGTCGGGCACGATCGGCACGATGTATTTGCCGATCTCCTTGTGCTTCAGCAGGCGGCCGAAGTGCTTGACGAAGGCCATCGTGGTCGAGACTTCTCGCTCGCCGCTGGAAGTGATCGAGTCGGGGAACTCGTCGATCCGCGGCATTTTTTGCGGGTTGGCTTTGGTGATGCGGGCCGGCACGAAGCCGCCCAGCTCGTTGCGGCGCTCCCGCAGATACTGCATCTCATGACTGTCTTCGGCCGGCCGATAGAATGGGGCCTCGGCGACGTCCTGATCGGAGATCGGAATGCCGAACCGGCTGCGGAACTCGCGATACTCGTCTTCGTTCAGCTTCTTTTGCTGATGGGTGATGTTGCGGCCTTCGCCCGCCTCGCCCAGGCCATAGCCCTTGATGGTCTTGGCCAGGATGACCGTCGGCCTGCCCGTCGTCTCCATCGCGGCCTTATAAGCGGTATAGACCTTTTCCGGGTCGTGTCCGCCGCGCCGCAGAGTGCGGAGCTTTTCGTCCGACAAATGGCTGACCAGATCGAGCAACTCAGGATACTTGCCAAAGAAGTTCTCACGGATGTAGCTGCCCGGCATGACCGTATACTTTTGGTATTCGCCATCCACGACTTCGCCCATCCGCTGCACGAGCAGGCCGGTTTTGTCTTTGTCGAGCAGCGTGTCCCAGTCGTCGCCCCAGACGACCTTGATGACGTTCCAACCGGCGCCGCGGAAGGCCCCTTCCAGTTCCTGAATGATCTTGCCGTTGCCGCGCACCGGCCCATCGAGCCGCTGCAGGTTGCAGTTGATGACGAAGATCAGATTGTCGAGCTTCTCCCGCGCGGCCAGCGTGATGGCGCCCAGCGATTCCGGCTCGTCGCACTCGCCGTCGCCCAAAAACGCCCATACCGTCCGGCCGCTGGTGTCTTTGATGCCGCGGTCGCTGAGATACTTGGCGAAGCGGGCCTGATAGATGGCCATAATCGGCCCCAGGCCCATCGAGACCGTGGGGAATTCCCAAAAGCCGGGCATCAGCCAGGGATGCGGATAACTTGACAAGCCGCCGCCTTCGGCCAGCTCCTGGCGGAAGTTGATGAGATGCTGCTCGGTGAGCCGGCCCTCCAGGTAGGCACGGGCATACATGCCCGGAGCGGCGTGCCCCTGAAAGAAGATGATGTCGCCCGAATAGTCTTCGCCCTTGCCGCGGAAAAAATGGTTGAAGGCCACTTCATAAAGCGTGGCGGCCGAGGCGTAGGTGGAGATGTGCCCGCCCAGGCCGTAGGGAAGGTGGTTGGCCCGCGAGACCATCGCCATGGCGTTCCAGCGGACGATGCTCTTGATGCGCCGCTCGATCTCGCGATGGCCGGGGTAGGCCGGTTGCTGGTCGGCCGGAATGGTGTTGATGTACGGCGTGTTGATGGCAAACGGCAGTTCGATGCCGTTCCGGCTGGCCAGCTCGTCGAGGACCGAGAGCAGAAATCTGGCCCGTTCCGGCCCTTTGGTCTCCAGCACATATTGAAGCGATTCGATCCACTCCGACGTTTCCGCCGGATCGAAGTCGTTGCCTACCGGAACAATTTCGGCTTGGGCCATTCCCACGCTCCTGGTCCTAAAAGATTCAACCAATACTTCCCGCCCGGTTATTTCAGCACGACGGCGCCGGCCGCAGGAGGAACGCCGA
Above is a window of Pirellulales bacterium DNA encoding:
- a CDS encoding 2-oxo acid dehydrogenase subunit E2, producing MDFKLPDLGENIEAGDIVSVLVHEGDEIQANQGVVEVETGKATVELPSPQAGKVTKVHVKPGQTVPVGGLLLSIEAKEGSVAKAPKREVAEKAETRAAPPESPPKTAPANKASAAEKPVAAAVKEEPKAPPATELAPARPSTNGGASRAAPVAEREEAPTAAAGPATRRLARELGVDLSRVNGSGPSGRITEEDVKKAVRESTLHSPMPPKRTPSIPDTSPSQDQYGPTQLQKLPRIRKTIALNMARSSQTIPHVTNFDDADITELERIRKGSMADYVGTEVKLTMMAFLMKAVAHSLQLHPTLNATIDLENEQIIYKDYVSLGVAVDTPRGLVVPVLRDVERLTIPQIAQSLTEISSRARNNQFSMDDMRGGTFTISNLGAIGGIYSTPIINPPEVAVLLVGRSRKLPVVMENDELKVRLMMPLSLSYDHRLVDGATAARFLNEVKNYLQVPGRLLLAT
- the aceE gene encoding pyruvate dehydrogenase (acetyl-transferring), homodimeric type, giving the protein MAQAEIVPVGNDFDPAETSEWIESLQYVLETKGPERARFLLSVLDELASRNGIELPFAINTPYINTIPADQQPAYPGHREIERRIKSIVRWNAMAMVSRANHLPYGLGGHISTYASAATLYEVAFNHFFRGKGEDYSGDIIFFQGHAAPGMYARAYLEGRLTEQHLINFRQELAEGGGLSSYPHPWLMPGFWEFPTVSMGLGPIMAIYQARFAKYLSDRGIKDTSGRTVWAFLGDGECDEPESLGAITLAAREKLDNLIFVINCNLQRLDGPVRGNGKIIQELEGAFRGAGWNVIKVVWGDDWDTLLDKDKTGLLVQRMGEVVDGEYQKYTVMPGSYIRENFFGKYPELLDLVSHLSDEKLRTLRRGGHDPEKVYTAYKAAMETTGRPTVILAKTIKGYGLGEAGEGRNITHQQKKLNEDEYREFRSRFGIPISDQDVAEAPFYRPAEDSHEMQYLRERRNELGGFVPARITKANPQKMPRIDEFPDSITSSGEREVSTTMAFVKHFGRLLKHKEIGKYIVPIVPDESRTFGMDPLFRQCGIYAHTGQLYEPVDSEQFLYYREAKDGQILEEGITEAGSMSSFIAAGTAHTTHGINMIPFFIYYSMFGFQRIGDLIWAAADARCRGFLLGGTAGRTTLNGEGLQHEDGHSHLFSTAYPTVHSYDPGYAYETAVIVMDGLRRMYEACEDCMYYITLYNENYPMPAMPDGVTEGIVKGMYKLSVVDVDKKQPRVQLFGSGPILREALRAQAILAEKYKVSSNVWSVTSYTELRREAQAAAHWNGLHPKEPPRRSYLEDVLAKEEGPFIASSDYVRAVAEQISHWVPGGLFALGTDGLGRSDTRERLRRHFEVDAEFITLSALTKLAEQGKFDRGKLPKAITNLGIDAEKADPLFA